A genomic region of Drosophila kikkawai strain 14028-0561.14 chromosome X, DkikHiC1v2, whole genome shotgun sequence contains the following coding sequences:
- the LOC108071725 gene encoding uncharacterized protein, translating to MSTRRGDMAWNKPGRPQLMLLLPLLLLVQLASVLGFGNEYVHIKVHVPKEEAAVEPDLGSHKVIHHYHHHPHPHQLLRTRPRPRPKPSPLLESVILSDLDKPLHMSEHADYLNHAKELADHLTETYAKKAPPPAPAPPKKKVNTYTIIEEQHRPHGYDYEDHPEHSVETYRVIESRPKQHQQQQQHHHHHTDEEDEDVGYHYPVAKPHHHGSLHGIGAYAEPAPVEEPVEQEPDHGYHYSPPSHAYIPPNHSHAHRSSKANRAPAYTLEAPEEAASFGYDYSRPATAGGSSSSDFRPSVQVPSSDPYGDEEQPLDTYGAPPPPSLATRRRRPSLVDWPESTGFGSSATADTYSGVDSYNVGHVQGYGSSGYQYHGPYL from the coding sequence ATGAGCACTCGACGCGGCGACATGGCATGGAATAAACCCGGACGACCccagctgatgctgctgctgccactgctacTTCTGGTTCAGCTGGCATCTGTGCTGGGTTTTGGCAACGAGTATGTCCACATCAAGGTGCACGTGCCcaaggaggaggcggcggtggAGCCGGACCTGGGCTCTCACAAGGTAATCCACCATTACCACCACCATCCGCATCCCCATCAGCTACTGCGGACGCGCCCCAGGCCCCGACCCAAGCCCAGTCCCCTGCTGGAGAGCGTTATCCTCTCGGACCTGGACAAGCCGCTGCACATGAGCGAGCATGCGGATTATTTGAACCACGCCAAAGAACTGGCGGACCATCTCACCGAGACATATGCCAAGAAGGCACCGCCTCCGGCCCCGGCGCCGCCCAAGAAGAAGGTGAATACGTATACCATCATTGAGGAGCAGCACAGGCCGCACGGCTACGACTACGAGGATCATCCGGAGCACAGTGTGGAGACCTATCGGGTGATTGAGTCGCGTCCcaagcagcaccagcagcagcagcagcatcatcaccaccacaccgacgaggaggacgaggatgTGGGCTATCACTATCCAGTGGCAAAGCCACATCACCATGGATCCCTTCACGGAATCGGCGCCTATGCGGAACCGGCGCCCGTCGAGGAGCCTGTCGAGCAGGAGCCAGATCACGGCTACCACTACTCGCCGCCCAGTCACGCCTACATTCCGCCCAACCATAGCCACGCCCACCGCAGCTCCAAGGCGAACCGAGCTCCAGCCTATACCCTGGAAGCGCCCGAGGAAGCCGCCTCGTTTGGTTACGACTATTCCAGACCGGCAACCGcgggtggcagcagcagcagcgacttCCGCCCCTCCGTCCAGGTTCCTAGCAGCGATCCGTATGGCGATGAGGAGCAGCCGTTGGACACGTACGgagcgccgccgccgccatctCTCGCCACGCGACGTCGCCGACCATCTCTTGTGGACTGGCCAGAGTCCACGGGATTCGGCAGCAGTGCGACAGCGGATACCTACAGCGGAGTGGATAGCTACAATGTGGGCCATGTCCAGGGCTACGGATCCAGTGGGTATCAGTACCACGGGCCCTATCTGTAG
- the LOC108071839 gene encoding protein GPR107, translated as MRSTGGDVKSILVVAVMVALLAAPLAVLARKHHLEVRNDRRPYIALSTFGFYTNGHLDVQLSKLTIDEEQPTDLLGLSLDKTTIDQLNPYLDSHQTKCILEEPPKLQTSGPILFFVLDLKELKVLVKCSPEWTNMHIYKDITARTKRNSRLEKVSDSVLFRQAREAPPPPPYLGEDPDDSMEDPPEQEPPADLKLSSPAVAGKIELPKEEVVAQKEDSAVKKPPSEVPGPPQAAAAGQETDVVKQDAGVKAEVAPKPAEPVVKVTPESKPAEPLAKKEDSKIAKPTKEEAIEATKVAAPPPAGAPVSVSAAAAAAKKDEEEDSDAAPDQAVNNFLPHESDAEDDLYAVSSFKQSQEDLCKDSTMPLVKETDANGVNYYSFNFSMLVATLRDEGLYNLYFHACPNYHSHSKVMSFNVDIEENNNGNYLSAGEMPLPALYFMMSLLFFLSGLFWVFILKKSKHTVYKIHYLMAVLVFLKSLSLMFHSINYHFIEKRGEHVETWAILYYIAHLLKGAVLFITIVLIGTGWTFIKHILSDKDKKIFMIVIPLQVLANVAQIITDESDQSDAEFRTWHNIFFFVDLLCCGAILFPIVWSIRHLHEASASDGKAAINLRKLKLFRQFYIMIVCYIYFTRIIVDLLQMTVVFQYAWLDEMFREMATYVFFVLTGYKFRPVSQHPYFEVPDEDDDEVEVLTGSGLTESLHRVKPVNRNHHHGSGSGGITIIEGNDDERENLIAKRESSHEYD; from the exons ATGCGCTCCACCGGCGGGGATGTTAAATCAATACTGGTAGTGGCCGTGATGGTAGCGCTCCTGGCCGCTCCACTGGCAGTGCTGGCGCGGAAGCACCACCTGGAAGTGCGC AATGACAGGCGTCCGTACATCGCACTTAGCACCTTCGGGTTCTACACCAACGGTCACCTGGACGTGCAGCTCAGCAAGCTGACAATCGATGAGGAGCAGCCCACGGATTTG TTGGGCCTGTCGCTGGACAAGACCACCATTGACCAGCTGAATCCGTATCTGGACTCGCACCAGACCAAGTGCATTCTGGAGGAGCCGCCCAAGCTGCAGACCAGTGGACCCATACTCTTCTTCGTCCTGGATCTCAAGGAGTTGAA AGTCCTGGTGAAATGCTCGCCGGAATGGACCAACATGCACATCTACAAGGACATCACCGCCCGGACCAAGCGAAACTCTCGCCTAGAAAAGGTCAGTGATTCGGTGCTGTTCCGTCAGGCGCGTGaggctccgccgccgccgccctaCTTGGGCGAAGATCCCGATGACTCCATGGAGGATCCCCCAGAGCAGGAGCCGCCGGCTGACCTCAAGCTATCCTCGCCAGCGGTGGCTGGTAAAATAGAGTTGCCCAAGGAGGAGGTTGTGGCCCAAAAAGAGGATTCTGCTGTCAAGAAGCCGCCTTCAGAAGTTCCTGGCCCGCCACAAGCCGCCGCTGCTGGCCAGGAAACGGATGTCGTCAAGCAGGATGCTGGCGTTAAAGCTGAAGTTGCACCCAAACCAGCGGAACCCGTCGTCAAGGTCACGCCCGAAAGTAAACCGGCAGAGCCTTTGGCCAAAAAGGAGGACTCAAAAATAGCCAAGCCAACTAAGGAGGAAGCCATAGAAGCAACCAAGGTGGCAGCACCGCCACCTGCTGGTGCTCCTGTTTCTgtttccgccgccgccgctgccgccaagaaagacgaggaggaggactcTGATGCTGCCCCCGATCAAGCCGTGAATAACTTTTTGCCCCACGAATCGGATGCAGAAGATGATTTATACGCAGTCAGCTCGTTCAAGCAATCGCAGGAGGATCTGTGCAAGGACTCAACAATGCCGCTGGTCAAGGAAACGGATGCCAATGGGGTCAATTACTACAGCTTCAACTTCTCCATGCTGGTGGCCACGCTGCGTGACGAGGGCCTCTACAATCTGTACTTCCATGCCTGCCCCAACTACCATAGCCACAGCAAGGTTATGTCCTTTAAT GTGGACATTGAGGAGAACAACAATGGCAATTACCTGTCCGCTGGCGAAATGCCCCTGCCCGCCTTGTATTTCATGATGAGCCTGCTCTTTTTCCTCTCCGGTCTCTTTTGGGTGTTTATCCTGAAGAAGAGCAA GCACACCGTTTACAAAATCCATTACCTGATGGCCGTGCTGGTGTTCCTCAAGTCCCTCTCCCTGATGTTCCACTCGATCAACTACCATTTCATTGAGAAGCGGGGCGAGCATGTGGAGACCTGGGCCATTCTCTACTACATTGCTCACCTGCTCAAGGGCGCTGTGCTGTTCATCACCATTGTGCTGATTGGCACCGGCTGGACGTTCATCAAGCATATACTCTCTGACAAGGATAAAAAGATCTTTATGATTGTCATTCCCCTGCAG GTGCTGGCTAATGTGGCTCAAATCATTACCGACGAATCGGACCAGAGCGACGCCGAGTTCCGCACCTGGCACAACATCTTCTTTTTCGTAGACCTGCTGTGCTGCGGCGCCATCCTGTTCCCGATTGTTTGGTCCATACGGCATCTCCACGAGGCATCCGCTTCGGACGGCAAGGCGGCCATCAATCTGCGCAAGCTCAAGCTCTTCCGCCAGTTCTACATCATGATCGTGTGCTACATATACTTTACGCGCATTATCGTCGACCTGCTCCAGATGACGGTGGTGTTCCAGTACGCCTGGCTGGACGAGATGTTCCGCGAGATGGCCACCTACGTGTTCTTTGTGCTCACGGGCTACAAATTCAGGCCGGTGTCGCAGCATCCGTACTTCGAGGTGcccgacgaggacgacgacgaggtGGAGGTGCTCACCGGATCGGGCCTGACGGAGTCGCTGCATCGCGTAAAGCCAGTGAATCGTAATCATCACCATGGCAGCGGTTCCGGCGGCATCACCATCATCGAGGGCAACGACGATGAGCGTGAGAATCTGATTGCGAAGCGCGAATCGAGTCACGAGTACGATTAG
- the t gene encoding beta-alanyl-dopamine/carcinine hydrolase produces MSSGKILPRRQAVPVLYTRGTHYEVGFDMGRTFGSMIKNFLILSKPLNETYLPLYQSPKGRQIYNETLGSVKDSFPQYIRELEGVADGAEVEFHKLFLLHLDEILPQALKHQPRSKNQPTGCSTIIVNHKNCRLLGHTEDALTETLNHYYFVDAHIISDKPQGKYNVKEEHFMSLCYAGHLPGYTMNQNHHGLVFSINTISAELLRSGKTPRHFITRALLATSNVDDAFRVLKDAGVGAADACSINFTFLADPRQMCYNVEMAPSPERKNESHLSIKEIPLGEHNYHVNQFDRIRQDQANDLMIDSSVSRMTTFGCYKPPASEQDVRHMLGDVSGGTYCVWREDGSPDEAVKTIAVGIFDLSARTMSLYSDNPSETQPHCRLPLLFK; encoded by the exons ATGTCCTCTGGAAAGATTCTGCCACGTCGCCAGGCAGTGCCCGTCCTGTACACGAGGGGCACCCACTACGAGGTGGGCTTCGACATG GGTCGCACATTCGGCTCGATGATCAAGAATTTTCTGATCTTATCCAAGCCCCTCAACGAGACCTACTTACCTCTGTACCAGTCCCCAAAAGGCA GGCAAATCTATAACGAGACCCTGGGATCGGTGAAGGACAGCTTTCCGCAATATATTCGGGAACTGGAGGGCGTGGCCGATGGTGCGGAGGTGGAATTCCATAAG ttattCCTATTGCATCTGGATGAAATTCTGCCGCAAGCCTTGAAGCACCAACCGCGTAGCAAGAACCAACCAACCGGCTGCTCCACGATCATTGTCAACCACAAAAATTGC CGCCTGCTGGGCCACACCGAAGATGCCCTGACAGAGACTCTTAACCATTACTACTTTGTGGATGCCCACATTATCAGCGACAAGCCGCAGGGCAAGTACAACGTGAAGGAGGAGCACTTTATGTCCCTGTGCTATGCCGGACATTTGCCTGGCTACACCATGAACCAGAACCACCATGGACTGGTCTTCAGCATCAACACCATCAGTGCGGAGCTCTTGCGTAGCGGAAAGACCC CTCGTCACTTTATCACCAGAGCCCTCTTGGCCACCAGCAATGTGGACGATGCCTTCAGGGTGCTCAAGGATGCCGGCGTGGGAGCTGCAGATGCCTGCTCCATCAACTTTACCTTCCTGGC AGATCCCCGGCAGATGTGCTACAATGTAGAGATGGCTCCCTCGCCGGAGCGCAAAAACGAATCGCATTTGAGCATCAAGGAGATACCCCTTGGCGAGCATAATTACCACGTCAACCA ATTCGATCGCATCCGCCAGGACCAGGCCAACGATCTGATGATCGACTCTAGCGTCTCCCGGATGACCACCTTTGGCTGCTATAAGCCGCCGGCAAGCGAGCAGGATGTCCGCCACATGCTGGGCGACGTGTCCGGCGGCACCTATTGCGTCTGGCGAGAGGATGGCAGCCCCGATGAGGCGGTGAAGACCATAGCCGTGGGCATCTTTGATCTCAGTGCCAGGACCATGTCCCTGTACTCGGACAATCCCAGCGAGACGCAGCCCCACTGCCGTCTGCCGTTGCTCTTCAAGTAG
- the LOC108071694 gene encoding AN1-type zinc finger protein 6, which yields MRNRKVSDLAQSEEDSLEATPKSSDGAKTSTSSSSCPSQFSLSGQSQASALQDINKVDGDEKKDEMEVEQLQEEEEELLAQRSSIYRAIGGADAPQPEEAAPAPTNDNRCAKCKKKLGLTGGFPCRCGGVYCAVHRYSDRHECSFDYRELGASEIRRDNPLIVPSKLKKL from the coding sequence ATGAGAAATCGAAAGGTAAGCGACCTGGCCCAGTCGGAGGAGGACTCGCTCGAAGCTACCCCGAAGAGCAGCGATGGCGCCAAGACTTCAACGTCCAGTTCCTCGTGCCCCAGTCAATTCAGTCTGAGTGGCCAGTCCCAGGCCTCTGCCCTGCAGGACATCAACAAGGTGGACGGTGATGAGAAGAAGGATGAGATGGAAgtggagcagctgcaggaggaggaggaggagctgctggccCAACGTAGCTCAATTTATAGGGCGATTGGTGGCGCCGATGCACCTCAGCCGGAGGAGGCAGCACCAGCGCCAACGAATGATAATCGCTGTGCCAAGTGCAAAAAGAAGTTGGGCCTGACCGGGGGATTCCCCTGCCGCTGCGGCGGCGTCTATTGCGCCGTCCATCGGTACAGCGACCGTCACGAGTGCAGCTTCGACTACCGTGAGCTGGGCGCCAGCGAGATTCGTCGAGACAATCCCCTAATTGTCCCCAGCAAGCTGAAGAAGCTCTGA
- the Gr8a gene encoding gustatory receptor 8a: MSGHLGQVLQFHLRLYQLLGFHGIALPGDKSPGRMRRRLRAWALFLLVSLSALVLWCLTSNDDFLYRGDMFGYANDALKYVFAELAVVAIYVDTLTSQRHVANFWWLHAKLTQRVGAVSLRSELRQYRRYLICLYGMMMFELLLHLGLWQIQPLTHHMALFWMTYEPLVCLTYMRNVQFVLHMELLREQLAHLEREMVLLAQYSKFACETGRSFPGFEAFLRRSLLQKQRIYSDVYDMFRCFQGAFNFSILAVMLTINIRIAVDCYFMYYTIYNSIANIDYYLILPALLEIPAFIYASQSCMVIVPRIAHQLHSIVTDSGCCSFPDLSQQIQNFSLQLLHQPVRIDCLGLTIMDCSLLTRIACSVGTYMIYTIQFIPKFKAPYM, translated from the exons ATGAGCGGCCACCTGGGCCAGGTCCTGCAGTTTCATCTGCGTCTTTACCAGCTGCTGGGCTTTCATGGAATTGCGCTACCAGGCGATAAGAGCCCAGGCCGGATGAGGAGGCGTTTGCGGGCTTGGGCTCTGTTCCTGCTGGTCTCCCTGAGTGCCCTTGTGCTGTGGTGCCTCACCAGCAACGATGATTTCCTCTACCGGGGCGACATGTTTGGTTACGCCAACGATGCCTTAAAGTACGTTTTCGCCGAGTTGGCTGTGGTGGCCATTTACGTGGACACTCTGACCAGTCAACGGCACGTGGCCAACTTCTGGTGGCTCCACGCCAAACTCACCCAGCGAGTGGGAGCGGTTAGTCTGAGGAGCGAACTGCGGCAGTACCGTCGCTACCTGATCTGCCTCTATGGAATGATGATGTTCgaactgctgctgcacttgggCCTGTGGCAGATCCAACCGCTGACCCACCACATGGCTCTGTTCTGGATGACCTACGAGCCGTTGGTCTGCCTCACCTACATGAGGAACGTGCAGTTTGTGCTCCACATGGAGCTGCTGCGGGAGCAACTGGCCCACTTGGAGCGGGAGATGGTCTTGCTGGCGCAGTACTCGAAGTTCGCCTGCGAAACTGGCCGTAGCTTTCCCGGCTTTGAGGCCTTCCTCCGACGCAGTCTGCTGCAGAAGCAGCGCATCTATAGCGATGTGTACGACATGTTCCGGTGTTTCCAAGGCGCCTTCAACTTCTCCATCCTGGCCGTTATGCTTACGATTAATATACGCATTGCCGTCGATTGCTACTTTATGTACTACACCATCTACAACAGCATAGCCAATATAG ATTACTACCTAATCCTGCCCGCTCTGCTGGAGATTCCCGCCTTCATCTACGCCTCGCAGAGCTGCATGGTGATTGTGCCGAGGATTGCCCACCAGCTGCATAGCATAGTCACCGATTCCGGCTGCTGCAGCTTTCCGGATCTCTCCCAGCAG ATCCAGAACTTTTCCCTGCAACTGCTGCACCAGCCAGTGCGCATCGATTGCCTGGGTCTCACCATAATGGACTGCAGTCTGCTTACCAGG ATTGCCTGCTCGGTGGGCACCTACATGATCTATACGATTcagtttataccaaaatttaaGGCTCCGTACATGTAG